In Triplophysa rosa unplaced genomic scaffold, Trosa_1v2 scaffold287_ERROPOS314419, whole genome shotgun sequence, a single genomic region encodes these proteins:
- the si:ch73-234b20.5 gene encoding vesicle-associated membrane protein 8, translating to MADYNTEPAPTKLNQVQDQVNDVKVILKDNINKVLERGERLDDLIGKTDDLQATADSFQRTSSRVARKMWWKNTKMMIIIGVVVLAIIVLIILLATGVIPS from the exons GCTGACTACAACACTGAACCAGCACCTACAAAACTCAATCAAGTTCAGGATCAAGTTAATGATGTTAAAGTGATTCTCAAAGACAACATCAACAAAGTTCTGGAGCGAGGAGAAAGGTTGGATGACCTGATTGGCAAAACAGATGATCTTCAAGCCACG GCTGACTCATTTCAAAGGACGTCATCACGTGTTGCCAGAAAGATGTGGTGGAAAAACACTAAGATGATGATTATAATAGGTGTGGTAGTGCTTGCAATTATTGTGTTAATAATTCTGCTGGCAACAGGAGTGATTCCCTCATAA